DNA from Roseimicrobium sp. ORNL1:
GCGATGGAGAAATCAGCCACGTCGATGGGGTGCCGGCTGGTGATGAGATTGCCGTCGACCACCACGGGTTGCTCCAGCACCTGTCCACCTGCATTGGTGAGATCGCTCTGGATATTCCAGTAGCCGGTGAGTTTCCTGCCCTTGAGGATATCCGCGGATGCCAGCACGACCGGGGCATGGCAGATGGCGGCAATCAGTTTGCCAGCTTTGTTGAACTCCTGCACGAAGCGGATCACGTCCTTGTCGTAGCGCAGGTTATCGGGATTCCAGGCGCCGCCGGGAATGAAGATGGCATCGTATTCGTCCACCTTGATTTTGTCAGCCGTGCGGTCGACCTTGAGCCAGCCGACGGGGTTGAGATACTGGATCGCCATGATGTGATCCTTCGCCATCTCCGGCGTGCTGAGGCCGTATCTTGCTGGAGCGGGGTTGAACTTCGGCGCCACGATATCAACTTTTGCGCCCAGGGCTTTGAGATACCACACGGGTCCCGTCAGCTCGATCTCCTCGAAGCCGTCCGCGGCCAGCACTGCGATGCGTTTCCCCTTGAGCAGGGTCGCATCCTTCACTGGGGTGAAGAAGAAAGCTTTCAGGGCTTCATTGCCCGGGGCATTGAGCAACTGGGAGACGGGCATCGTGGAGACGGCCGTCTTGGTGGCGAGTTGATTGATGACATCCAGCTCGTAGGAGCTGTTCCCCTGAGCTGCGGCGTCGAATGCGGCGAGCGCACTGATAGCGCCGGCTAGAAGGATGGTGTTCACGGTTTTCATGAATTCAGTCGGTCTGTGTTTTTGGGGTTATGACGAAGCGCAGGACCACGGCTGGAATGGCGGCAGCCCACGCATGGTTTTGTGAGGACGAATGTCCCGCCATCCTCTTAAGCAAAGCAGATGCCACG
Protein-coding regions in this window:
- a CDS encoding type 1 glutamine amidotransferase domain-containing protein, translating into MKTVNTILLAGAISALAAFDAAAQGNSSYELDVINQLATKTAVSTMPVSQLLNAPGNEALKAFFFTPVKDATLLKGKRIAVLAADGFEEIELTGPVWYLKALGAKVDIVAPKFNPAPARYGLSTPEMAKDHIMAIQYLNPVGWLKVDRTADKIKVDEYDAIFIPGGAWNPDNLRYDKDVIRFVQEFNKAGKLIAAICHAPVVLASADILKGRKLTGYWNIQSDLTNAGGQVLEQPVVVDGNLITSRHPIDVADFSIALKDWLIKK